The proteins below come from a single Elusimicrobiota bacterium genomic window:
- a CDS encoding CADD family putative folate metabolism protein, translating into MLMSRVEEAIEEHSLLKHPFYQAWTCGELSKEDLQVYAKEYYHLEAAFPRFVSRVHSSMENPVLRQELTKNLISEEIEGKPHREQWLDFAEALGLNADEVTKNIPSSATQKTMETFFDLCGRSDWHHGIAALYAYERQQPQIAKTKREGLVKFYEMDENSPGLEFFKTHEKADEWHSEVERMILQNSSRTGEAEAIVSSCRRAAEALWKFLDGICEQINLKERMAVCLTPSQKSFSLN; encoded by the coding sequence ATGTTGATGTCAAGAGTCGAGGAAGCAATCGAAGAGCATTCTTTGCTCAAGCATCCTTTTTATCAGGCTTGGACGTGCGGGGAACTCAGCAAGGAAGATCTTCAGGTTTATGCCAAGGAGTATTACCACCTGGAGGCGGCGTTCCCCCGTTTCGTCAGCCGCGTTCATTCATCGATGGAGAATCCCGTTTTAAGACAGGAATTGACCAAAAATTTAATCAGCGAAGAGATCGAGGGCAAGCCTCACCGCGAGCAATGGCTTGATTTTGCCGAAGCCTTGGGATTGAACGCGGACGAGGTGACGAAAAACATCCCAAGTTCGGCGACGCAGAAAACAATGGAAACATTCTTCGATTTATGCGGACGCTCCGATTGGCATCACGGCATTGCCGCATTATACGCTTACGAGAGACAGCAGCCCCAGATCGCCAAAACCAAGAGAGAGGGGCTGGTCAAATTTTATGAGATGGATGAGAATTCTCCGGGGCTTGAGTTTTTTAAGACCCATGAGAAGGCCGATGAATGGCACAGCGAGGTTGAACGCATGATCCTTCAGAATTCCTCGAGAACGGGCGAAGCTGAAGCGATCGTCTCCTCCTGCCGCCGCGCGGCCGAAGCATTGTGGAAGTTTTTGGACGGTATTTGCGAGCAGATCAATCTGAAAGAACGCATGGCCGTTTGCCTGACGCCGTCGCAGAAGTCGTTTTCTTTGAATTAG